The genomic region TGACAAGGGATCACTACCGCGATGGGGTTCGTCGCACAGGCTCTCGCCACGGCACGGGCTGCCGTCGGTTGTCCGATCATTTCTGCGATCTCCCGGTAGGACCTGGTCTGACCACGAGGAATCTGTTGCAATGCCTGCCACACTTTACGTTGAAACAGGGTAGCCTTCACATCCAGAGAGAGAAGCGCGGCGGCTCTTTCGCCCGTGACATACTGCAGAAGGACTCGGACCTGCTCCTTCAACCCGATGCCGGCTCGGCGAAGTATCGCCTTCGGGTAATCGTGCCGAAGTGACGCCACCAATGCGCCGACTGTGTCTCCGAGACATACGGCGGCAATACCCCGTTCTGTCACCGCCACCAGCATACGGCCGATGGCCGTCGGCACAGTCGTATAGCGCAGCGTGATGCCCACCCCGCCGGAACGAAATGCAGAGGGCGTCATCCCGAGTTCCCTATGCGCTCGTACATACAGGCTGCTGCTGGAACCGAAGCCGGCTTCGTAGGTCGCATTCGTCACGGTCTCGCCTCGCTTCAATGCTGACGTAAACCGCACCATCCTCCGGGTGTCCCGGTACGCTTTTGGCGACAGTCCGACCAATTGCGTGAAGGTGCGCTGCAGATGAAACGGGCTCATGCCGACCTCCCTGGCCAACTGTCGGAGCGTAACAGGTTCATCACAGTGGTCATCCAAATAACATCGCGCACGTTCAACCCGCTGTTCTGCGTCGGAACCATGAGGCGACTGCGGCCGGCAGCGCAGACAGGCGCGATAGCCTGCCGCTTCCGCCTGGGGTGGCGAATCGAAAAACGTCACATGATTGCGAGTCGGGCGGCGAGAGGGACAAGAGGGGCGGCAATAGACGTTCGTTGAGGACACGGCGTAGACGAACCGGCCATCGCAGCGGCGATCGCGCGTCAGCACGGCCTCCCACGCATCATCTGCCATGACTGACACCATCAGCCCCCCTCTCGTTACAGCATGATACCGCCGAAGCGGGTCGAGGCACTATCCGATTGTTGCGGTCAAACTCCGAGGATGATGGTCCGCGATGGGATCGCTGTGCGCAATGAATCGGGATCGGGCCCTGCCCCTTCCATCCCCGATCTTGGATTGCAAACACAGAATCCACTCGTTGCAATCCTATGGACCTAGAGCGTGAAAATATAGAACTGGCGCGAGTGACACGAAAAGTCCATAGTCACGTCATCTCGGGCTCTTCCAGGAGCGATGTACTGCTGGCGAGCCCTTGCACCACGTGCCTAAAAAGGAGGTTTCATGAACATGGCAAAAAAGAGGACTCTCGTTTTTGCGTTAGGCCTGCTCACATTAGGAATCGGTCTCACGCCGATTCCCGCGTCGGCCAATCCAGATGTCATCGAAACCGGACGTCTGTTGGCAATTCTGTTGGATGCCGGTCGGGGAACGGTCGGCGCCAACCAGCCGCTCATCAATGATGCGGCCAAGGGAGACAAGGGCTTTACGCCGGACCTGTTCGAAGCACAGTTGACCGAGAAGTTTAAAGGACGATCTGGTATCGATTTGGCCAATCTCAAGGCGGCGGCTGTGCCGGAAACCGCGAAGAGCCTGTTGCCACAACTTGTGGCAGCGTCAAAAAAGACGGTGGCGGACAATCAGGCGAGCATCAATAAATCAGGAGTCGGCTATAAAGGTTTCACTCCGGCACACTTCGGCACACAGGCCGCAGCGGAGTTCAGCACCAAGACAGGGGTGTATCTCAAACAAACGACGCAAGATGGCCTGTTGCGGAATCCCAAGAACAAAGCAGACGGGTTTGAGGCTGGCCTCCTTGCAAAACTCGCCGATGCCTCCTATCCCCGACAGGGCGACAAAGCCATGAGCGAAACCGTCGAGGGCGGGAAAGCCGTGCGGGTCATGTTGCCGCTCTATTATGGAAAAGGCTGCATGGGTTGTCACGGGGGACCGAAGGGCGAAACGGATATCTCCGGCTATAAGAAAGAGGGCGCCAACGAAGGGGATCTCGGAGGCGCAATCAGCGTAAAGCTCCCGATCAAGTAATTGGCGTAGTACGACTCGTTGGTCAGATGTCGAAGTCAGGGGTGTCGAGCATTGAGCTCGACACCCCTGATTTCATTCAGCACAATCGGGTGACCCCATCGCCCTTCATGCTCCGCAAGCCATTACTGTTCACCGACATGAACAGCAGCACGCAGGGAGAGACCTCGCCGCCAACTCAGGCTGACGAGGCGTCCAGGTCAGTCGCACAAAGGAACAGTACCAAGAAACTTCCGCATCTCCCAGAACGATGGGTGAGGATCGTTCAATTGAGGATGCTCCAAGTCGACCTGAACGTTGTAAAGAGCCGCGTCACCCTCGTTTCTCACTTGGGTGACCTGGTACCAACAATCGTACTTGAGCCCCCAGCGATCGAGATATCGTAGCCGGATATAACCATTATTAATGAGTTTGGCGCGAACCGGCGCGTCCGGGCCCAAGACGATCGAGGCCACATGTTTCTGATAGCGCGGACCACGAGGATAGATTTTCTTGACGGCGAAGCTGCCTTCCCACCCACCCATGTGCAGCAGGCAATCGTACGCCACACCCCCACCCACATTCTCAAGCTCCGGGTAGATGGTGAGGACGTTCCCCGAACTCATCGCCGACATGTTGGTGATCCAGAGATCCGGCTGCGCCGCACGAAACTCCTCCTGCGTGCGGGTCACAAACCCATACCAATAAAACGCAGCCGTAGCCCCAACAACGAGGAACACCAGCAACCCAAGCAGCAACAACCAATCCATGGTCAACAGCATCTACCAGTGAATAATTTAGGGCTGAAGCGAAAACGGAGAGAGGCTACGTTCTAGCGTGGCAAGAGTCAACCAAAAGGAGCAGGAGATAACGGCACTTCATGAGGCATGACGCCGCAGCGCGCAACGAGAAGGGGGCTAAGGCATTTCTTCGGCATGCAATGCCGGGTTGAAAGACCGGGCTATCAATCTTGGACGGGAGTGGTTTCTCAAGGGAGGGAAAATAGATTTCGCTCCGTTGAAAGCTTCATTTGGAATCAAGTTAATGTTGAATGACTTGGCCATACGCATTTCCTTGGCTCCCAGGTATCTAAAACATTGCGGCGGAGTAAAGGGAAGCCAGCATCGTCTCAACACCGTCAATGAAACCGGCTTATCCAATCGCCACGTTGTGTCAATGCAAATACCAAAGGCAACGGAGGTGCCAGAGTAATAATCTGTGAATTGATGGCTTGTTAGTCCGGACACCGTTCCTACTTGCCTCCACAGCTGTGCTGGCCGCGCAACAATCACTTCCTTAACCACAAATCCTCCAACTAGAGCCATGACTGGTCGGGGTACATAAATTAGGACAACGTCTCCTTTTTCTAACTTGGAACGTACTCTTCTGAGCTCGACCTTCTTTCTTCCCTCTAGAATGTCCTGAGCATGATTCTCTCGGATAGAAAGCACCAGAATGGTCTTCATAGGTTTTCCTTATAGCCCATCCCCTGTCTATACAGTTTCGCGAAGACCTGTGGCGGTATGAGCTGGGGGGACTGTAGTTGTGTACGCACGCCAGCCTCTTGAAGCACTGCCTGAAATGTGTCCCAGCGGATTGGATCAGCCAGC from Nitrospirota bacterium harbors:
- the ada gene encoding bifunctional DNA-binding transcriptional regulator/O6-methylguanine-DNA methyltransferase Ada; translated protein: MADDAWEAVLTRDRRCDGRFVYAVSSTNVYCRPSCPSRRPTRNHVTFFDSPPQAEAAGYRACLRCRPQSPHGSDAEQRVERARCYLDDHCDEPVTLRQLAREVGMSPFHLQRTFTQLVGLSPKAYRDTRRMVRFTSALKRGETVTNATYEAGFGSSSSLYVRAHRELGMTPSAFRSGGVGITLRYTTVPTAIGRMLVAVTERGIAAVCLGDTVGALVASLRHDYPKAILRRAGIGLKEQVRVLLQYVTGERAAALLSLDVKATLFQRKVWQALQQIPRGQTRSYREIAEMIGQPTAARAVARACATNPIAVVIPCHRVVRGDGQLAGYRWGLERKKRLLALERT
- a CDS encoding DUF3365 domain-containing protein → MNMAKKRTLVFALGLLTLGIGLTPIPASANPDVIETGRLLAILLDAGRGTVGANQPLINDAAKGDKGFTPDLFEAQLTEKFKGRSGIDLANLKAAAVPETAKSLLPQLVAASKKTVADNQASINKSGVGYKGFTPAHFGTQAAAEFSTKTGVYLKQTTQDGLLRNPKNKADGFEAGLLAKLADASYPRQGDKAMSETVEGGKAVRVMLPLYYGKGCMGCHGGPKGETDISGYKKEGANEGDLGGAISVKLPIK
- a CDS encoding ASCH domain-containing protein — translated: MKTILVLSIRENHAQDILEGRKKVELRRVRSKLEKGDVVLIYVPRPVMALVGGFVVKEVIVARPAQLWRQVGTVSGLTSHQFTDYYSGTSVAFGICIDTTWRLDKPVSLTVLRRCWLPFTPPQCFRYLGAKEMRMAKSFNINLIPNEAFNGAKSIFPPLRNHSRPRLIARSFNPALHAEEMP